The following are encoded in a window of Heteronotia binoei isolate CCM8104 ecotype False Entrance Well chromosome 9, APGP_CSIRO_Hbin_v1, whole genome shotgun sequence genomic DNA:
- the UCHL1 gene encoding ubiquitin carboxyl-terminal hydrolase isozyme L1 produces the protein MAWQPMEINPEMLNKVLSRLGVRPGWRFVDVLGFEEDSLNTVPSPACALLLLFPLTAQHENFRKKQIGEVKGQEVSSKVYFLKQMASNSCGTIGLIHAVANNQDKISFDEGSALKEFLKATANLSPDERAKRLENNKAIQEAHNAVAQEGQCRVEDDKVNFHFILFATVDGHLYELDGRLPFPINHGASSDDTVLKASAKICRQFTEREQGEVRFSAVALCKSA, from the exons ATGGCTTGGCAGCCTATGGAGATCAACCCTGAG ATGCTGAACAAA gTGCTCTCCCGCCTAGGAGTGAGGCCAGGCTGGCGATTCGTGGATGTGTTAGGGTTTGAGGAAGACTCCTTGAACACCGTGCCCAGCCCGGCTTGTGCGTTGCTGTTGCTCTTCCCTCTTACTGCTCAG CATGAGAATTTCAGGAAAAAGCAGATTGGAGAAGTGAAGGGTCAAGAAGTCAGCTCCAAAGTCTACTTCCTGAAGCAAATGGCCAGCAATTCGTGCGGCACAATTGGCCTTATACACGCGGTGGCCAACAATCAAGATAAAATATCATTTG ATGAAGGCTCTGCCCTAAAGGAGTTCCTCAAAGCAACAGCAAATCTGTCTCCAGATGAGAGGGCAAAACGACTTGAGAACAACAAG gCCATTCAAGAAGCCCACAATGCGGTAGCACAAGAAGGCCAGTGTCGG gTTGAAGATGATAAAGtgaacttccatttcattctctTTGCCACCGTGGATGGCCACCTCTATGAACTGG ATGGACGACTGCCCTTCCCCATAAACCATGGCGCTAGTTCGGATGATACCGTGTTGAAG GCCTCTGCTAAGATCTGCCGGCAGTTCACAGAGCGCGAGCAAGGAGAGGTCCGTTTTTCTGCTGTAGCCTTGTGCAAGTCTGCCTGA